One Acetomicrobium sp. S15 = DSM 107314 genomic region harbors:
- a CDS encoding AAA family ATPase: LPEGRIILSEATIYLASAPKSNSAYKAIDAAMSAVEGGEPNTTSETLHELICMPGLKGF, from the coding sequence GTTTGCCGGAGGGCCGGATAATCCTTTCTGAGGCCACAATTTACCTGGCCAGCGCTCCGAAGAGCAATAGCGCCTACAAAGCCATAGACGCGGCCATGTCTGCGGTAGAAGGAGGAGAGCCGAACACCACGTCCGAGACCCTACATGAGCTAATCTGCATGCCCGGTCTTAAAGGGTTTT